The Macaca nemestrina isolate mMacNem1 chromosome 12, mMacNem.hap1, whole genome shotgun sequence genome contains a region encoding:
- the LOC105469491 gene encoding serine/threonine-protein kinase MARK2 isoform X9, translating to MSSARTPLPTLNERDTEQPTLGHLDSKPSSKSNMIRGRNSATSADEQPHIGNYRLLKTIGKGNFAKVKLARHILTGKEVAVKIIDKTQLNSSSLQKLFREVRIMKVLNHPNIVKLFEVIETEKTLYLVMEYASGGEVFDYLVAHGRMKEKEARAKFRQIVSAVQYCHQKFIVHRDLKAENLLLDADMNIKIADFGFSNEFTFGNKLDTFCGSPPYAAPELFQGKKYDGPEVDVWSLGVILYTLVSGSLPFDGQNLKELRERVLRGKYRIPFYMSTDCENLLKKFLILNPSKRGTLEQIMKDRWMNVGHEDDELKPYVEPLPDYKDPRRTELMVSMGYTREEIQDSLVGQRYNEVMATYLLLGYKSSELEGDTITLKPRPSADLTNSSAPSPSHKVQRSVSANPKQRRFSDQAAGPAIPTSNSYSKKTQSNNAENKRPEEDRESGRKASSTAKVPASPLPGLERKKTTPTPSTNSVLSTSTNRSRNSPLLERASLGQASIQNGKDSTAPQRVPVASPSAHNISSSGGAPDRTNFPRGVSSRSTFHAGQLRQVRDQQNLPYGVTPASPSGHSQGRRGASGSIFSKFTSKFVRRNLSFRFARRNLNEPESKDRVETLRPHVVGSGVNDKEKEEFREAKPRSLRFTWSMKTTSSMEPNEMMREIRKVLDANSCQSELHEKYMLLCMHGTPGHEDFVQWEMEVCKLPRLSLNGVRFKRISGTSMAFKNIASKIANELKL from the exons CCCACCTTGGGACACCTTGACTCCAAGCCCAGCAGTAAGTCCAACATGATTCGGGGCCGCAACTCAGCCACCTCTGCTGATGAGCAGCCCCACATTGGAAACTACCGGCTCCTCAAGACCATTGGCAAGGGTAACTTTGCCAAGGTGAAGTTGGCCCGACACATCCTGACTGGGAAAGAG GTAGCTGTGAAGATCATTGACAAGACTCAACTGAactcctccagcctccagaag CTATTCCGCGAAGTAAGAATAATGAAGGTTTTGAATCATCCCAACATAG TTAAATTATTTGAAGTGATTGAGACTGAGAAAACGCTCTACCTTGTCATGGAGTACGCTAGTGGCG GAGAGGTATTTGATTATCTAGTGGCTCATGGCAggatgaaagagaaagaggctcGAGCCAAATTCCGCCAG aTAGTGTCTGCTGTACAGTACTGTCACCAGAAGTTTATTGTCCATAGAGACTTAAAG GCAGAAAACCTGCTCTTGGACGCTGATATGAACATCAAGATTGCAGACTTTGGCTTCAGCAATGAATTCACCTTTGGGAACAAGCTGGACACCTTCTGTGGCAGTCCCCCTTATGCTGCCCCAGAACTCTTCCAGGGCAAAAAATATGATGGACCCGAGGTGGATGTGTGGAGCCTAGGAGTTATCCTCTATACACTGGTCAGCGGATCCCTGCCTTTTGATGGACAGAATCTCAAG GAGCTGCGGGAACGGGTACTGAGGGGAAAATACCGTATTCCGTTCTACATGTCCACGGACTGTGAAAACTTGCTTAAGAAATTTCTCATTCTTAATCCCAGCAAGAGAGGCACTTTAGAG CAAATCATGAAAGATCGATGGATGAATGTGGGTCACGAAGATGATGAACTAAAGCCTTATGTGGAGCCACTCCCTGACTACAAGGACCCCCGGCGGACAG AGCTGATGGTGTCCATGGGTTACACACGGGAAGAGATCCAGGACTCGCTGGTGGGCCAGAGATACAACGAGGTGATGGCCACCTatctgctcctgggctacaagagcTCCGAG cTGGAAGGTGACACCATCACCCTGAAGCCCCGGCCTTCAGCTGATCTGACCAATAGCAGCGCCCCATCCCCATCCCACAAGGTACAGCGCAGCGTGTCGGCCAATCCCAAGCAGCGGCGCTTCAGCGACCAGG CAGCTGGTCCTGCCATTCCCACCTCTAATTCTTACTCTAAGAAGACTCAGAGTAACAATGCAGAAAATAAGCGGCCCGAGGAGGACCGGGAGTCGGGGCGGAAAGCCAGCAGCACAGCCAAGGTGCCTGCCAGCCCCCTGCCCGGCCTGGAGAGGAAGAAGACCACCCCAACCCCTTCCACG AACAGCGTCCTCTCCACCAGCACAAATCGAAGCAGGAATTCCCCACTTTTGGAGCGGGCCAGCCTCGGCCAGGCCTCCATCCAGAATGGCAAAGACAG CACAGCCCCCCAACGTGTCCCTGTCGCCTCCCCATCCGCCCACAACATCAGCAGCAGTGGTGGAGCCCCAGACCGAACTAATTTCCCCCGGGGTGTGTCCAGCCGAAGCACCTTCCATGCTGGGCAGCTCCGGCAGGTGCGGGACCAGCAGAATTTGCCCTATGGTGTGACCCCAGCCTCTCCCTCTGGCCACAGCCAGGGCCGGCGGGGGGCCTCTGGGAGCATCTTCAGCAAGTTCACCTCCAAGTTTGTACGCAG aaatcTGTCTTTCAGGTTTGCCAGAAG gaacctgaATGAACCTGAAAGCAAAGACCGAGTGGAGACGCTCAG ACCTCACGTGGTGGGCAGTGGCGTCAACGACAAAGAAAAGGAGGAATTTCGGGAGGCCAAACCCCGCTCCCTCCGCTTCACGTGGAGTATGAAGACCACGAGCTCCATGGAGCCCAACGAGATGATGCGGGAGATCCGCAAGGTGCTGGACGCGAACAGCTGCCAGAGCGAGCTGCATGAGAAATACATGCTGCTGTGCATGCACGGCACGCCGGGCCACGAGGACTTCGTGCAGTGGGAGATGGAGGTGTGCAAACTGCCGCGGCTCTCTCTCAATGGGGTTCGATTTAAGCGGATATCGGGCACCTCCATGGCCTTCAAAAACATTGCCTCCAAAATAGCCAACGAGCTGAAGCTTTAA
- the LOC105469491 gene encoding serine/threonine-protein kinase MARK2 isoform X11 has product MSSARTPLPTLNERDTEQPTLGHLDSKPSSKSNMIRGRNSATSADEQPHIGNYRLLKTIGKGNFAKVKLARHILTGKEVAVKIIDKTQLNSSSLQKLFREVRIMKVLNHPNIVKLFEVIETEKTLYLVMEYASGGEVFDYLVAHGRMKEKEARAKFRQIVSAVQYCHQKFIVHRDLKAENLLLDADMNIKIADFGFSNEFTFGNKLDTFCGSPPYAAPELFQGKKYDGPEVDVWSLGVILYTLVSGSLPFDGQNLKELRERVLRGKYRIPFYMSTDCENLLKKFLILNPSKRGTLEQIMKDRWMNVGHEDDELKPYVEPLPDYKDPRRTELMVSMGYTREEIQDSLVGQRYNEVMATYLLLGYKSSELEGDTITLKPRPSADLTNSSAPSPSHKVQRSVSANPKQRRFSDQAGPAIPTSNSYSKKTQSNNAENKRPEEDRESGRKASSTAKVPASPLPGLERKKTTPTPSTNSVLSTSTNRSRNSPLLERASLGQASIQNGKDSTAPQRVPVASPSAHNISSSGGAPDRTNFPRGVSSRSTFHAGQLRQVRDQQNLPYGVTPASPSGHSQGRRGASGSIFSKFTSKFVRRNLNEPESKDRVETLRPHVVGSGVNDKEKEEFREAKPRSLRFTWSMKTTSSMEPNEMMREIRKVLDANSCQSELHEKYMLLCMHGTPGHEDFVQWEMEVCKLPRLSLNGVRFKRISGTSMAFKNIASKIANELKL; this is encoded by the exons CCCACCTTGGGACACCTTGACTCCAAGCCCAGCAGTAAGTCCAACATGATTCGGGGCCGCAACTCAGCCACCTCTGCTGATGAGCAGCCCCACATTGGAAACTACCGGCTCCTCAAGACCATTGGCAAGGGTAACTTTGCCAAGGTGAAGTTGGCCCGACACATCCTGACTGGGAAAGAG GTAGCTGTGAAGATCATTGACAAGACTCAACTGAactcctccagcctccagaag CTATTCCGCGAAGTAAGAATAATGAAGGTTTTGAATCATCCCAACATAG TTAAATTATTTGAAGTGATTGAGACTGAGAAAACGCTCTACCTTGTCATGGAGTACGCTAGTGGCG GAGAGGTATTTGATTATCTAGTGGCTCATGGCAggatgaaagagaaagaggctcGAGCCAAATTCCGCCAG aTAGTGTCTGCTGTACAGTACTGTCACCAGAAGTTTATTGTCCATAGAGACTTAAAG GCAGAAAACCTGCTCTTGGACGCTGATATGAACATCAAGATTGCAGACTTTGGCTTCAGCAATGAATTCACCTTTGGGAACAAGCTGGACACCTTCTGTGGCAGTCCCCCTTATGCTGCCCCAGAACTCTTCCAGGGCAAAAAATATGATGGACCCGAGGTGGATGTGTGGAGCCTAGGAGTTATCCTCTATACACTGGTCAGCGGATCCCTGCCTTTTGATGGACAGAATCTCAAG GAGCTGCGGGAACGGGTACTGAGGGGAAAATACCGTATTCCGTTCTACATGTCCACGGACTGTGAAAACTTGCTTAAGAAATTTCTCATTCTTAATCCCAGCAAGAGAGGCACTTTAGAG CAAATCATGAAAGATCGATGGATGAATGTGGGTCACGAAGATGATGAACTAAAGCCTTATGTGGAGCCACTCCCTGACTACAAGGACCCCCGGCGGACAG AGCTGATGGTGTCCATGGGTTACACACGGGAAGAGATCCAGGACTCGCTGGTGGGCCAGAGATACAACGAGGTGATGGCCACCTatctgctcctgggctacaagagcTCCGAG cTGGAAGGTGACACCATCACCCTGAAGCCCCGGCCTTCAGCTGATCTGACCAATAGCAGCGCCCCATCCCCATCCCACAAGGTACAGCGCAGCGTGTCGGCCAATCCCAAGCAGCGGCGCTTCAGCGACCAGG CTGGTCCTGCCATTCCCACCTCTAATTCTTACTCTAAGAAGACTCAGAGTAACAATGCAGAAAATAAGCGGCCCGAGGAGGACCGGGAGTCGGGGCGGAAAGCCAGCAGCACAGCCAAGGTGCCTGCCAGCCCCCTGCCCGGCCTGGAGAGGAAGAAGACCACCCCAACCCCTTCCACG AACAGCGTCCTCTCCACCAGCACAAATCGAAGCAGGAATTCCCCACTTTTGGAGCGGGCCAGCCTCGGCCAGGCCTCCATCCAGAATGGCAAAGACAG CACAGCCCCCCAACGTGTCCCTGTCGCCTCCCCATCCGCCCACAACATCAGCAGCAGTGGTGGAGCCCCAGACCGAACTAATTTCCCCCGGGGTGTGTCCAGCCGAAGCACCTTCCATGCTGGGCAGCTCCGGCAGGTGCGGGACCAGCAGAATTTGCCCTATGGTGTGACCCCAGCCTCTCCCTCTGGCCACAGCCAGGGCCGGCGGGGGGCCTCTGGGAGCATCTTCAGCAAGTTCACCTCCAAGTTTGTACGCAG gaacctgaATGAACCTGAAAGCAAAGACCGAGTGGAGACGCTCAG ACCTCACGTGGTGGGCAGTGGCGTCAACGACAAAGAAAAGGAGGAATTTCGGGAGGCCAAACCCCGCTCCCTCCGCTTCACGTGGAGTATGAAGACCACGAGCTCCATGGAGCCCAACGAGATGATGCGGGAGATCCGCAAGGTGCTGGACGCGAACAGCTGCCAGAGCGAGCTGCATGAGAAATACATGCTGCTGTGCATGCACGGCACGCCGGGCCACGAGGACTTCGTGCAGTGGGAGATGGAGGTGTGCAAACTGCCGCGGCTCTCTCTCAATGGGGTTCGATTTAAGCGGATATCGGGCACCTCCATGGCCTTCAAAAACATTGCCTCCAAAATAGCCAACGAGCTGAAGCTTTAA
- the LOC105469491 gene encoding serine/threonine-protein kinase MARK2 isoform X10, which translates to MSSARTPLPTLNERDTEQPTLGHLDSKPSSKSNMIRGRNSATSADEQPHIGNYRLLKTIGKGNFAKVKLARHILTGKEVAVKIIDKTQLNSSSLQKLFREVRIMKVLNHPNIVKLFEVIETEKTLYLVMEYASGGEVFDYLVAHGRMKEKEARAKFRQIVSAVQYCHQKFIVHRDLKAENLLLDADMNIKIADFGFSNEFTFGNKLDTFCGSPPYAAPELFQGKKYDGPEVDVWSLGVILYTLVSGSLPFDGQNLKELRERVLRGKYRIPFYMSTDCENLLKKFLILNPSKRGTLEQIMKDRWMNVGHEDDELKPYVEPLPDYKDPRRTELMVSMGYTREEIQDSLVGQRYNEVMATYLLLGYKSSELEGDTITLKPRPSADLTNSSAPSPSHKVQRSVSANPKQRRFSDQAGPAIPTSNSYSKKTQSNNAENKRPEEDRESGRKASSTAKVPASPLPGLERKKTTPTPSTNSVLSTSTNRSRNSPLLERASLGQASIQNGKDSTAPQRVPVASPSAHNISSSGGAPDRTNFPRGVSSRSTFHAGQLRQVRDQQNLPYGVTPASPSGHSQGRRGASGSIFSKFTSKFVRRNLSFRFARRNLNEPESKDRVETLRPHVVGSGVNDKEKEEFREAKPRSLRFTWSMKTTSSMEPNEMMREIRKVLDANSCQSELHEKYMLLCMHGTPGHEDFVQWEMEVCKLPRLSLNGVRFKRISGTSMAFKNIASKIANELKL; encoded by the exons CCCACCTTGGGACACCTTGACTCCAAGCCCAGCAGTAAGTCCAACATGATTCGGGGCCGCAACTCAGCCACCTCTGCTGATGAGCAGCCCCACATTGGAAACTACCGGCTCCTCAAGACCATTGGCAAGGGTAACTTTGCCAAGGTGAAGTTGGCCCGACACATCCTGACTGGGAAAGAG GTAGCTGTGAAGATCATTGACAAGACTCAACTGAactcctccagcctccagaag CTATTCCGCGAAGTAAGAATAATGAAGGTTTTGAATCATCCCAACATAG TTAAATTATTTGAAGTGATTGAGACTGAGAAAACGCTCTACCTTGTCATGGAGTACGCTAGTGGCG GAGAGGTATTTGATTATCTAGTGGCTCATGGCAggatgaaagagaaagaggctcGAGCCAAATTCCGCCAG aTAGTGTCTGCTGTACAGTACTGTCACCAGAAGTTTATTGTCCATAGAGACTTAAAG GCAGAAAACCTGCTCTTGGACGCTGATATGAACATCAAGATTGCAGACTTTGGCTTCAGCAATGAATTCACCTTTGGGAACAAGCTGGACACCTTCTGTGGCAGTCCCCCTTATGCTGCCCCAGAACTCTTCCAGGGCAAAAAATATGATGGACCCGAGGTGGATGTGTGGAGCCTAGGAGTTATCCTCTATACACTGGTCAGCGGATCCCTGCCTTTTGATGGACAGAATCTCAAG GAGCTGCGGGAACGGGTACTGAGGGGAAAATACCGTATTCCGTTCTACATGTCCACGGACTGTGAAAACTTGCTTAAGAAATTTCTCATTCTTAATCCCAGCAAGAGAGGCACTTTAGAG CAAATCATGAAAGATCGATGGATGAATGTGGGTCACGAAGATGATGAACTAAAGCCTTATGTGGAGCCACTCCCTGACTACAAGGACCCCCGGCGGACAG AGCTGATGGTGTCCATGGGTTACACACGGGAAGAGATCCAGGACTCGCTGGTGGGCCAGAGATACAACGAGGTGATGGCCACCTatctgctcctgggctacaagagcTCCGAG cTGGAAGGTGACACCATCACCCTGAAGCCCCGGCCTTCAGCTGATCTGACCAATAGCAGCGCCCCATCCCCATCCCACAAGGTACAGCGCAGCGTGTCGGCCAATCCCAAGCAGCGGCGCTTCAGCGACCAGG CTGGTCCTGCCATTCCCACCTCTAATTCTTACTCTAAGAAGACTCAGAGTAACAATGCAGAAAATAAGCGGCCCGAGGAGGACCGGGAGTCGGGGCGGAAAGCCAGCAGCACAGCCAAGGTGCCTGCCAGCCCCCTGCCCGGCCTGGAGAGGAAGAAGACCACCCCAACCCCTTCCACG AACAGCGTCCTCTCCACCAGCACAAATCGAAGCAGGAATTCCCCACTTTTGGAGCGGGCCAGCCTCGGCCAGGCCTCCATCCAGAATGGCAAAGACAG CACAGCCCCCCAACGTGTCCCTGTCGCCTCCCCATCCGCCCACAACATCAGCAGCAGTGGTGGAGCCCCAGACCGAACTAATTTCCCCCGGGGTGTGTCCAGCCGAAGCACCTTCCATGCTGGGCAGCTCCGGCAGGTGCGGGACCAGCAGAATTTGCCCTATGGTGTGACCCCAGCCTCTCCCTCTGGCCACAGCCAGGGCCGGCGGGGGGCCTCTGGGAGCATCTTCAGCAAGTTCACCTCCAAGTTTGTACGCAG aaatcTGTCTTTCAGGTTTGCCAGAAG gaacctgaATGAACCTGAAAGCAAAGACCGAGTGGAGACGCTCAG ACCTCACGTGGTGGGCAGTGGCGTCAACGACAAAGAAAAGGAGGAATTTCGGGAGGCCAAACCCCGCTCCCTCCGCTTCACGTGGAGTATGAAGACCACGAGCTCCATGGAGCCCAACGAGATGATGCGGGAGATCCGCAAGGTGCTGGACGCGAACAGCTGCCAGAGCGAGCTGCATGAGAAATACATGCTGCTGTGCATGCACGGCACGCCGGGCCACGAGGACTTCGTGCAGTGGGAGATGGAGGTGTGCAAACTGCCGCGGCTCTCTCTCAATGGGGTTCGATTTAAGCGGATATCGGGCACCTCCATGGCCTTCAAAAACATTGCCTCCAAAATAGCCAACGAGCTGAAGCTTTAA
- the LOC105469491 gene encoding serine/threonine-protein kinase MARK2 isoform X4: protein MSSARTPLPTLNERDTEQPTLGHLDSKPSSKSNMIRGRNSATSADEQPHIGNYRLLKTIGKGNFAKVKLARHILTGKEVAVKIIDKTQLNSSSLQKLFREVRIMKVLNHPNIVKLFEVIETEKTLYLVMEYASGGEVFDYLVAHGRMKEKEARAKFRQIVSAVQYCHQKFIVHRDLKAENLLLDADMNIKIADFGFSNEFTFGNKLDTFCGSPPYAAPELFQGKKYDGPEVDVWSLGVILYTLVSGSLPFDGQNLKELRERVLRGKYRIPFYMSTDCENLLKKFLILNPSKRGTLEQIMKDRWMNVGHEDDELKPYVEPLPDYKDPRRTELMVSMGYTREEIQDSLVGQRYNEVMATYLLLGYKSSELEGDTITLKPRPSADLTNSSAPSPSHKVQRSVSANPKQRRFSDQAGPAIPTSNSYSKKTQSNNAENKRPEEDRESGRKASSTAKVPASPLPGLERKKTTPTPSTNSVLSTSTNRSRNSPLLERASLGQASIQNGKDSLTMPGSRASTASASAAVSAARPRQHQKSMSASVHPNKASGLPPTESNCEVPRPSTAPQRVPVASPSAHNISSSGGAPDRTNFPRGVSSRSTFHAGQLRQVRDQQNLPYGVTPASPSGHSQGRRGASGSIFSKFTSKFVRRNLNEPESKDRVETLRPHVVGSGVNDKEKEEFREAKPRSLRFTWSMKTTSSMEPNEMMREIRKVLDANSCQSELHEKYMLLCMHGTPGHEDFVQWEMEVCKLPRLSLNGVRFKRISGTSMAFKNIASKIANELKL from the exons CCCACCTTGGGACACCTTGACTCCAAGCCCAGCAGTAAGTCCAACATGATTCGGGGCCGCAACTCAGCCACCTCTGCTGATGAGCAGCCCCACATTGGAAACTACCGGCTCCTCAAGACCATTGGCAAGGGTAACTTTGCCAAGGTGAAGTTGGCCCGACACATCCTGACTGGGAAAGAG GTAGCTGTGAAGATCATTGACAAGACTCAACTGAactcctccagcctccagaag CTATTCCGCGAAGTAAGAATAATGAAGGTTTTGAATCATCCCAACATAG TTAAATTATTTGAAGTGATTGAGACTGAGAAAACGCTCTACCTTGTCATGGAGTACGCTAGTGGCG GAGAGGTATTTGATTATCTAGTGGCTCATGGCAggatgaaagagaaagaggctcGAGCCAAATTCCGCCAG aTAGTGTCTGCTGTACAGTACTGTCACCAGAAGTTTATTGTCCATAGAGACTTAAAG GCAGAAAACCTGCTCTTGGACGCTGATATGAACATCAAGATTGCAGACTTTGGCTTCAGCAATGAATTCACCTTTGGGAACAAGCTGGACACCTTCTGTGGCAGTCCCCCTTATGCTGCCCCAGAACTCTTCCAGGGCAAAAAATATGATGGACCCGAGGTGGATGTGTGGAGCCTAGGAGTTATCCTCTATACACTGGTCAGCGGATCCCTGCCTTTTGATGGACAGAATCTCAAG GAGCTGCGGGAACGGGTACTGAGGGGAAAATACCGTATTCCGTTCTACATGTCCACGGACTGTGAAAACTTGCTTAAGAAATTTCTCATTCTTAATCCCAGCAAGAGAGGCACTTTAGAG CAAATCATGAAAGATCGATGGATGAATGTGGGTCACGAAGATGATGAACTAAAGCCTTATGTGGAGCCACTCCCTGACTACAAGGACCCCCGGCGGACAG AGCTGATGGTGTCCATGGGTTACACACGGGAAGAGATCCAGGACTCGCTGGTGGGCCAGAGATACAACGAGGTGATGGCCACCTatctgctcctgggctacaagagcTCCGAG cTGGAAGGTGACACCATCACCCTGAAGCCCCGGCCTTCAGCTGATCTGACCAATAGCAGCGCCCCATCCCCATCCCACAAGGTACAGCGCAGCGTGTCGGCCAATCCCAAGCAGCGGCGCTTCAGCGACCAGG CTGGTCCTGCCATTCCCACCTCTAATTCTTACTCTAAGAAGACTCAGAGTAACAATGCAGAAAATAAGCGGCCCGAGGAGGACCGGGAGTCGGGGCGGAAAGCCAGCAGCACAGCCAAGGTGCCTGCCAGCCCCCTGCCCGGCCTGGAGAGGAAGAAGACCACCCCAACCCCTTCCACG AACAGCGTCCTCTCCACCAGCACAAATCGAAGCAGGAATTCCCCACTTTTGGAGCGGGCCAGCCTCGGCCAGGCCTCCATCCAGAATGGCAAAGACAG CCTAACCATGCCAGGGTCCCGGGCCTCCACGGCTTCTGCTTCTGCCGCAGTCTCTGCGGCCCGGCCCCGCCAGCACCAGAAATCCATGTCGGCCTCCGTGCACCCCAACAAGGCCTCTGGGCTGCCCCCCACGGAGAGTAACTGTGAGGTGCCGCGGCCCAG CACAGCCCCCCAACGTGTCCCTGTCGCCTCCCCATCCGCCCACAACATCAGCAGCAGTGGTGGAGCCCCAGACCGAACTAATTTCCCCCGGGGTGTGTCCAGCCGAAGCACCTTCCATGCTGGGCAGCTCCGGCAGGTGCGGGACCAGCAGAATTTGCCCTATGGTGTGACCCCAGCCTCTCCCTCTGGCCACAGCCAGGGCCGGCGGGGGGCCTCTGGGAGCATCTTCAGCAAGTTCACCTCCAAGTTTGTACGCAG gaacctgaATGAACCTGAAAGCAAAGACCGAGTGGAGACGCTCAG ACCTCACGTGGTGGGCAGTGGCGTCAACGACAAAGAAAAGGAGGAATTTCGGGAGGCCAAACCCCGCTCCCTCCGCTTCACGTGGAGTATGAAGACCACGAGCTCCATGGAGCCCAACGAGATGATGCGGGAGATCCGCAAGGTGCTGGACGCGAACAGCTGCCAGAGCGAGCTGCATGAGAAATACATGCTGCTGTGCATGCACGGCACGCCGGGCCACGAGGACTTCGTGCAGTGGGAGATGGAGGTGTGCAAACTGCCGCGGCTCTCTCTCAATGGGGTTCGATTTAAGCGGATATCGGGCACCTCCATGGCCTTCAAAAACATTGCCTCCAAAATAGCCAACGAGCTGAAGCTTTAA
- the LOC105469491 gene encoding serine/threonine-protein kinase MARK2 isoform X13, whose protein sequence is MSSARTPLPTLNERDTEQPTLGHLDSKPSSKSNMIRGRNSATSADEQPHIGNYRLLKTIGKGNFAKVKLARHILTGKEVAVKIIDKTQLNSSSLQKLFREVRIMKVLNHPNIVKLFEVIETEKTLYLVMEYASGGEVFDYLVAHGRMKEKEARAKFRQIVSAVQYCHQKFIVHRDLKAENLLLDADMNIKIADFGFSNEFTFGNKLDTFCGSPPYAAPELFQGKKYDGPEVDVWSLGVILYTLVSGSLPFDGQNLKELRERVLRGKYRIPFYMSTDCENLLKKFLILNPSKRGTLEQIMKDRWMNVGHEDDELKPYVEPLPDYKDPRRTELMVSMGYTREEIQDSLVGQRYNEVMATYLLLGYKSSELEGDTITLKPRPSADLTNSSAPSPSHKVQRSVSANPKQRRFSDQAGPAIPTSNSYSKKTQSNNAENKRPEEDRESGRKASSTAKVPASPLPGLERKKTTPTPSTNSVLSTSTNRSRNSPLLERASLGQASIQNGKDSTAPQRVPVASPSAHNISSSGGAPDRTNFPRGVSSRSTFHAGQLRQVRDQQNLPYGVTPASPSGHSQGRRGASGSIFSKFTSKFVRRPHVVGSGVNDKEKEEFREAKPRSLRFTWSMKTTSSMEPNEMMREIRKVLDANSCQSELHEKYMLLCMHGTPGHEDFVQWEMEVCKLPRLSLNGVRFKRISGTSMAFKNIASKIANELKL, encoded by the exons CCCACCTTGGGACACCTTGACTCCAAGCCCAGCAGTAAGTCCAACATGATTCGGGGCCGCAACTCAGCCACCTCTGCTGATGAGCAGCCCCACATTGGAAACTACCGGCTCCTCAAGACCATTGGCAAGGGTAACTTTGCCAAGGTGAAGTTGGCCCGACACATCCTGACTGGGAAAGAG GTAGCTGTGAAGATCATTGACAAGACTCAACTGAactcctccagcctccagaag CTATTCCGCGAAGTAAGAATAATGAAGGTTTTGAATCATCCCAACATAG TTAAATTATTTGAAGTGATTGAGACTGAGAAAACGCTCTACCTTGTCATGGAGTACGCTAGTGGCG GAGAGGTATTTGATTATCTAGTGGCTCATGGCAggatgaaagagaaagaggctcGAGCCAAATTCCGCCAG aTAGTGTCTGCTGTACAGTACTGTCACCAGAAGTTTATTGTCCATAGAGACTTAAAG GCAGAAAACCTGCTCTTGGACGCTGATATGAACATCAAGATTGCAGACTTTGGCTTCAGCAATGAATTCACCTTTGGGAACAAGCTGGACACCTTCTGTGGCAGTCCCCCTTATGCTGCCCCAGAACTCTTCCAGGGCAAAAAATATGATGGACCCGAGGTGGATGTGTGGAGCCTAGGAGTTATCCTCTATACACTGGTCAGCGGATCCCTGCCTTTTGATGGACAGAATCTCAAG GAGCTGCGGGAACGGGTACTGAGGGGAAAATACCGTATTCCGTTCTACATGTCCACGGACTGTGAAAACTTGCTTAAGAAATTTCTCATTCTTAATCCCAGCAAGAGAGGCACTTTAGAG CAAATCATGAAAGATCGATGGATGAATGTGGGTCACGAAGATGATGAACTAAAGCCTTATGTGGAGCCACTCCCTGACTACAAGGACCCCCGGCGGACAG AGCTGATGGTGTCCATGGGTTACACACGGGAAGAGATCCAGGACTCGCTGGTGGGCCAGAGATACAACGAGGTGATGGCCACCTatctgctcctgggctacaagagcTCCGAG cTGGAAGGTGACACCATCACCCTGAAGCCCCGGCCTTCAGCTGATCTGACCAATAGCAGCGCCCCATCCCCATCCCACAAGGTACAGCGCAGCGTGTCGGCCAATCCCAAGCAGCGGCGCTTCAGCGACCAGG CTGGTCCTGCCATTCCCACCTCTAATTCTTACTCTAAGAAGACTCAGAGTAACAATGCAGAAAATAAGCGGCCCGAGGAGGACCGGGAGTCGGGGCGGAAAGCCAGCAGCACAGCCAAGGTGCCTGCCAGCCCCCTGCCCGGCCTGGAGAGGAAGAAGACCACCCCAACCCCTTCCACG AACAGCGTCCTCTCCACCAGCACAAATCGAAGCAGGAATTCCCCACTTTTGGAGCGGGCCAGCCTCGGCCAGGCCTCCATCCAGAATGGCAAAGACAG CACAGCCCCCCAACGTGTCCCTGTCGCCTCCCCATCCGCCCACAACATCAGCAGCAGTGGTGGAGCCCCAGACCGAACTAATTTCCCCCGGGGTGTGTCCAGCCGAAGCACCTTCCATGCTGGGCAGCTCCGGCAGGTGCGGGACCAGCAGAATTTGCCCTATGGTGTGACCCCAGCCTCTCCCTCTGGCCACAGCCAGGGCCGGCGGGGGGCCTCTGGGAGCATCTTCAGCAAGTTCACCTCCAAGTTTGTACGCAG ACCTCACGTGGTGGGCAGTGGCGTCAACGACAAAGAAAAGGAGGAATTTCGGGAGGCCAAACCCCGCTCCCTCCGCTTCACGTGGAGTATGAAGACCACGAGCTCCATGGAGCCCAACGAGATGATGCGGGAGATCCGCAAGGTGCTGGACGCGAACAGCTGCCAGAGCGAGCTGCATGAGAAATACATGCTGCTGTGCATGCACGGCACGCCGGGCCACGAGGACTTCGTGCAGTGGGAGATGGAGGTGTGCAAACTGCCGCGGCTCTCTCTCAATGGGGTTCGATTTAAGCGGATATCGGGCACCTCCATGGCCTTCAAAAACATTGCCTCCAAAATAGCCAACGAGCTGAAGCTTTAA